The proteins below are encoded in one region of Silene latifolia isolate original U9 population chromosome 2, ASM4854445v1, whole genome shotgun sequence:
- the LOC141643635 gene encoding uncharacterized protein LOC141643635, with protein MLEQLLIFTRGGLILWTCRELGNALKGSPIDTLIRSCLLEERSGLASFNYDVPGANYTLKWTFHNDLGLVFVAVYQKIFHLLYVDDLLSMVKREFSAVYDPCRMDYSDFDDVYRQLRLEAEARAEEVKKSSKLGSRNIGKKQDNVQKTKYDQGGKRIGGGDLQNDGGDGDSGKGYKLENGNVNGSSFVEETKSKGGVNGKENQGSNNEGFDREKLKKIRSKGAKKNDTVAATTTTKGSKAEPNKKATKKNRVWGDATPQAKLDYTDPVSENGDKHVNVVPVNEGESMMDKEEVFSSDDEDEEEAEQAGNSAKAKTKPKGWLSSIFPSIVGKANLERTDLEPALKALKDRLMTKNVAEEIAEKLCESVAASLEGKKLASFTRISSTVQAAMEDALVRILTPKRSIDILRDVHAAKEQGKPYVVVFVGVNGVGKSTNLAKVAYWLLQHKVSVMMAACDTFRSGAVEQLRTHASRLQIPIFEKGYEKDPAVVAKEAIQEASRNGSDVVLVDTAGRMQDNEPLMRALSKLIYLNNPDLVLFVGEALVGNDAVDQLSKFNQKLADLSPSPNPRLIDGILLTKFDTIDDKVGAALSMVYISGAPVMFVGCGQSYTDLKKLNVKSIVKTLLK; from the exons ATGTTAGAGCAACTGTTGATCTTTACAAGAGGAGGATTAATCCTCTGGACATGTAGGGAGCTTGGGAATGCTCTTAAAGGATCACCAATTGATACTTTGATTAGGTCTTGTTTGCTGGAGGAGCGATCCGGGTTGGCATCGTTTAATTATGATGTCCCCGGAGCAAATTACACGTTGAAATGGACGTTTCACAATGATCTTGGTCTTGTGTTTGTGGCTGTGTATCAGAAGATTTTTCATTTGCTCTATGTGGATGATTTGCTTTCTATGGTTAAGCGTGAGTTCTCGGCTGTTTATGATCCTTGTAGGATGGATTATAGTGATTTTGACGATGTTTATAGGCAGCTTAGGTTGGAGGCTGAGGCTAGAGCGGAGGAGGTTAAGAAATCGTCAAAGTTgggttcaagaaatattggtaagaAACAAGATAATGTGCAGAAGACAAAGTATGATCAAGGTGGTAAGAGGATTGGTGGCGGAGATTTGCAAAATGATGGTGGGGATGGTGATTCTGGGAAAGGGTATAAGTTGGAAAATGGTAATGTAAATGGGAGCAGCTTTGTAGAGGAAACAAAATCAAAGGGTGGTGTAAATGGGAAAGAGAACCAGGGCTCGAACAATGAAGGTTTTGATAGAGAAAAGCTGAAAAAAATACGATCTAAAGGTGCAAAGAAGAATGATACTGTTGctgctactactactactaagggTTCCAAGGCGGAGCCCAATAAAAAGGCTACCAAGAAGAATAGGGTTTGGGGTGATGCGACTCCACAGGCTAAACTGGATTATACAGATCCTGTCTCTGAAAACGGAGATAAACACGTGAACGTTGTGCCAGTCAATGAGGGTGAGAGTATGATGGACAAGGAAGAGGTCTTCAGtagtgatgatgaagatgaagaagaagctGAGCAGGCAGGGAACAGTGCCAAGGCGAAGACGAAACCTAAGGGGTGGCTTTCTTCTATATTCCCTAG tATTGTAGGCAAGGCCAATCTTGAGAGGACTGATCTTGAGCCGGCTCTGAAGGCTCTGAAGGACAGGCTAATGACCAAGAACGTG GCTGAAGAGATTGCTGAGAAGCTATGTGAATCAGTTGCGGCGAGCCTTGAGGGCAAAAAGCTAGCCTCATTTACTAGGATATCATCTACTGTTCAG GCTGCCATGGAGGATGCCCTAGTTCGTATTCTCACTCCTAAACGCTCTATTGACATACTGAGAGATGTCCATGCTGCCAAAGAACAAGGCAAGCCGTATGTTGTCGTATTTGTTGGTGTTAATGGAGTTGGAAAGTCCACAAATCTCGCAAAA GTTGCATACTGGCTGTTACAACACAAAGTCAGTGTCATGATGGCTGCCTGTGACACTTTTCGCTCTGGTGCAGTTGAGCAGCTTCGAACTCATGCATCAAGACTTCAG ATTCCAATTTTTGAGAAAGGTTATGAGAAAGATCCAGCTGTTGTAGCAAAAGAAGCAATCCAAGAGGCCAGCCGCAATGGTTCGGATGTTGTTCTTGTCGACACAGCTGGACGTATGCAG GACAATGAACCATTGATGCGTGCACTTTCAAAACTTATTTACCTTAACAATCCAGATCTTGTCCTTTTTGTCGGTGAAGCTCTTGTTGGTAATGATGCTGTGGATCAACTTTCAAAATTTAATCAG AAACTTGCCGATCTTTCTCCCTCGCCAAACCCAAGGTTAATAGACGGAATCCTTCTTACCAAGtttgacaccattgatgacaaG GTCGGAGCAGCATTGTCCATGGTCTATATATCAGGGGCGCCTGTCATGTTCGTCGGCTGTGGACAGTCCTACACGGACTTGAAGAAACTCAATGTGAAATCAATTGTTAAGACACTCCTAAAGTAA
- the LOC141643642 gene encoding pentatricopeptide repeat-containing protein At3g22150, chloroplastic, with the protein MFERSLTLSTSHLDHWFELELCSIGTPKTIIIIIIITPIHHENSAITLTTMHNSMKLHTQIPNSIPFITSLKHSSHTTSMASSTMSLSTPPYPHTLPPHRHASQHFSLQNPPLDEPPMSLKTPSIRTRLSDLCRDGKPHIALQLFDALPNPSTVLWNTIIIGFICNNLPFDALMFYARMRGTALTKFDSYTYSAVLKACAETRLLKAGKAVHCHVVRSEVNASRIVYNSLLNMYSSCLGGNVVSRVGVDLVSRVFGTLKKRDVVAWNIMFSWLVKNERFDEAVWHFRLMMRMGIKPTAVSFVNVFPALSRIRDYEIAGVLFGMLVKFGGEYVDDLFVVSSAIVMFSEMGCMDLARKIFDGCLNKNVEVWNSMIGGYLQNNCYVEALDLFIDALTLENMSLDDVSYISALTTVSQLQDMVLGQQLHALVIKNATGLSVTVINALIVMYSRCNCIQEAFKVFDGMLKRDVVSWNTVITALVQNGMYEEGLMLVYEMQKQGFRVDAVTVTAILSAASNLRNEALGKQTHSYLIRNQIEFEGMDSYLIDMYFKFGLIQQARVLFEASDSLSRDQATWNAALSGYVQNGLVNEAFDVFRQMFERNALPNAVTIASILPACCQMGNVTLGKQLHCFSIRQSLDQNVFVGTALVDMYSKLGALASGENVFARMLTKTVVTYTSMIMGFGQHGMGDRALSLFDEMQSLGLKPDPVTFVALLSACSYAGLVDEGLQILEAMESKYGIKPSNEHFACVVDMLGRDGRLKEAFELAENLGEDSTTIQAWGALLSACKTHRQYELAKIVANKLINMECSSSKSGYHVLLSNVYSDEGNWELADKARKDMREKKEVGRSWIEISGNVNYFASKDRNHQDCEVIYEMLEKLVADMEGADDSILSCPQMDHLVDVDE; encoded by the coding sequence ATGTTTGAGAGGTCTCTCACCTTATCTACTTCTCATTTGGATCATTGGTTTGAACTTGAATTATGCTCCATAGGAACACCAAAaacaatcatcatcatcatcatcattacacCAATCCACCATGAAAATTCTGCAATTACACTAACAACAATGCACAATTCCATGAAACTTCACACTCAAATACCCAATTCAATCCCCTTCATCACATCACTAAAACACTCTTCACACACAACATCCATGGCGTCTTCAACCATGTCTCTCTCTACACCACCATACCCCCACACACTCCCTCCACACCGTCACGCTTCCCAACACTTCTCCTTACAAAACCCACCTCTCGACGAACCTCCAATGTCGCTCAAAACACCTTCAATTCGAACCCGGTTAAGTGACTTATGCAGAGACGGAAAACCTCACATTGCACTCCAACTGTTCGACGCATTGCCTAACCCAAGTACTGTATTATGGAACACTATTATTATTGGGTTTATTTGTAATAATCTTCCCTTTGATGCGCTTATGTTTTACGCGCGAATGAGGGGGACTGCATTGACTAAGTTTGATTCTTATACGTATTCGGCTGTTCTTAAGGCGTGTGCCGAAACCCGGCTTTTAAAGGCTGGGAAGGCTGTGCATTGTCATGTTGTGAGGTCTGAGGTGAATGCTAGTAGGATTGTGTATAATTCTTTGTTGAATATGTATTCTAGTTGTTTGGGAGGTAATGTTGTTTCGCGGGTTGGGGTTGATTTGGTTAGTAGAGTATTTGGGACGTTGAAGAAGCGGGATGTTGTCGCGTGGAATATTATGTTTTCTTGGCTTGTGAAGAATGAGAGGTTTGATGAGGCGGTTTGGCATTTtaggttgatgatgaggatggggATTAAGCCTACTGCTGTTAGTTTTGTTAACGTGTTTCCTGCTCTGTCGAGGATTCGTGATTATGAAATTGCTGGTGTTTTGTTTGGGATGCTTGTTAAGTTTGGTGGCGAGTATGTTGATGATTTGTTCGTTGTTAGCTCAGCGATAGTTATGTTTTCCGAGATGGGGTGTATGGACTTGGCTAGGAAGATATTTGATGGGTGTTTGAACAAGAATGTGGAGGTTTGGAATAGTATGATTGGTGGCTATCTGCAGAATAATTGTTACGTTGAGGCGCTTGATCTCTTTATTGATGCACTTACTTTGGAGAATATGTCGCTTGACGATGTTAGTTATATTTCAGCTCTAACAACTGTTTCACAGTTGCAGGACATGGTTCTTGGTCAACAGCTACATGCTCTTGTGATTAAGAATGCGACTGGTTTGTCGGTTACTGTGATTAATGCTCTAATTGTTATGTATTCTAGGTGTAATTGTATTCAGGAAGCCTTTAAGGTTTTTGATGGGATGCTTAAAAGAGATGTTGTGTCATGGAATACTGTGATTACTGCTCTTGTACAAAATGGGATGTATGAGGAAGGGTTGATGCTTGTTTATGAGATGCAAAAGCAGGGGTTTAGGGTTGATGCAGTAACCGTCACTGCAATACTCTCAGCGGCATCAAATCTTAGAAATGAGGCCCTTGGAAAGCAGACTCATTCGTATCTTATAAGGAACCAAATTGAATTTGAGGGTATGGACAGCTATTTAATAGATATGTATTTTAAATTTGGTTTGATTCAGCAAGCAAGAGTACTGTTTGAAGCGAGTGATAGCCTGAGTAGAGATCAAGCAACATGGAATGCTGCACTTTCTGGTTATGTGCAAAATGGGCTGGTTAACGAGGCTTTTGATGTATTTCGCCAAATGTTTGAGAGAAATGCATTGCCAAATGCTGTAACCATTGCATCAATTCTCCCAGCCTGTTGTCAAATGGGTAATGTAACACTCGGTAAGCAGCTGCACTGTTTTTCTATTCGTCAATCTCTTGACCAGAATGTTTTCGTGGGCACTGCTTTAGTCGACATGTATTCCAAGTTAGGAGCCCTTGCTTCTGGTGAGAACGTGTTTGCTAGGATGCTCACAAAGACTGTTGTTACATATACAAGCATGATCATGGGTTTTGGTCAACATGGAATGGGGGACAGAGCCTTGTCTTTATTTGATGAAATGCAGAGCTTGGGCTTAAAGCCTGATCCTGTCACGTTCGTTGCACTCTTATCGGCTTGCAGCTATGCTGGTTTAGTCGATGAAGGTCTTCAAATTTTAGAGGCAATGGAGAGTAAATATGGGATTAAGCCTTCGAATGAGCATTTTGCTTGTGTCGTGGACATGTTGGGAAGAGATGGAAGGTTAAAGGAGGCCTTTGAGTTGGCAGAAAATTTGGGCGAGGATAGTACGACAATTCAAGCTTGGGGAGCACTTCTATCAGCTTGCAAAACTCATAGACAATATGAATTGGCGAAAATTGTAGCAAATAAGTTAATTAACATGGAGTGTAGCAGTAGCAAGAGTGGGTACCATGTCTTACTGTCGAATGTATACTCGGATGAAGGAAATTGGGAACTCGCTGACAAAGCTAGAAAAGACATGCGAGAGAAAAAAGAGGTAGGTCGTAGTTGGATAGAGATTTCTGGCAATGTAAACTACTTTGCGTCCAAAGATCGAAATCACCAAGATTGTGAAGTAATATATGAGATGCTGGAAAAGTTGGTTGCTGACATGGAGGGTGCTGATGATAGCATTCTTTCTTGTCCACAAATGGACCATCTCGTTGATGTAGATGAGTGA
- the LOC141643643 gene encoding uncharacterized protein LOC141643643 produces the protein MEESCKESLLKGREVIVIRYVNPTMSNNLLDKFPDYSAFGFDYSQSAIWSPLVPRVHSLSCLSHKSPDFKKKISFDDDDDVGDGCSVFGKVHLSGVKKKVCAFGSKLNAKLKKKKLMKFDKHKSKVSDFPPKSSPSSNKGWKKALKMTSKQFKKKKDHQIHHNPNSRITLADYLQCQNL, from the exons ATGGAAGAATCATGCAAAGAATCATTGTTAAAAGGAAGAGAAGTGATAGTAATTCGGTATGTAAATCCAACAATGTCAAACAATCTATTGGATAAGTTTCCTGATTATTCCGCTTTCGGTTTCGATTACTCTCAGAGTGCTATTTGGTCTCCGTTGGTGCCTAGAGTTCATTCACTGTCTTGCTTGAGTCACAAGTCTCCTGATTTTAAGAAGAAGATTtcatttgatgatgatgatgatgttggtgATGGTTGTAGTGTATTTGGGAAGGTTCATTTGTCTGGTGTTAAGAAGAAGGTTTGCGCTTTCGGGTCGAAATTGAATGCtaaattgaagaagaagaagttgatgaAATTTGATAAACATAAGTCGAAGGTTTCTGATTTTCCTCCTAAGTCTTCTCCTTCTTCTAATAAg GGATGGAAGAAAGCATTGAAGATGACATCAAAGCAATTTAAGAAGAAGAAAGATCATCAAATTCATCACAATCCTAATTCTCGCATTACTCTTGCTGATTATTTGCAATGTCAGAATTTGTAG